From Chryseobacterium sp. IHB B 17019, one genomic window encodes:
- a CDS encoding LuxR C-terminal-related transcriptional regulator has protein sequence MKKNILIADDHHIIRIGASTILERKFPNTFIDHAETYSEIKQKILTEKFDLLILNVELPGSIFKPMIKELKTLSEGLLILVFSSHKDSTAIQYFDEGANGFLHRSSTAETLVAAVQSVLATGIYYSQGILNQLIEKNNKKSPEDLLSERELQVFMLLAKGNGNLEIANILNIQESTVGTYKRRIYSKLNINNLVDLLEIYHTLH, from the coding sequence ATGAAAAAAAATATACTTATTGCTGATGATCATCATATTATAAGAATTGGCGCTTCCACCATACTGGAAAGAAAATTCCCTAATACCTTCATAGATCACGCCGAAACTTACAGTGAAATCAAACAAAAAATCCTGACAGAAAAGTTTGATCTGCTGATTCTTAATGTTGAGCTTCCGGGAAGTATTTTTAAACCGATGATTAAGGAGTTGAAAACTCTTTCCGAAGGACTCCTGATCCTTGTTTTCTCTTCACATAAGGACAGTACTGCGATACAATATTTTGATGAGGGAGCGAATGGTTTTCTCCATAGATCCAGCACTGCTGAGACTTTGGTAGCCGCCGTACAGTCTGTACTAGCGACCGGAATTTATTATTCCCAGGGGATACTCAATCAATTAATTGAGAAAAATAATAAAAAAAGTCCCGAGGATCTCCTATCTGAAAGAGAATTACAAGTTTTTATGCTTTTGGCTAAAGGGAACGGAAACTTGGAAATAGCAAATATCCTTAATATTCAGGAATCTACAGTCGGGACTTATAAAAGAAGAATCTACAGCAAACTAAATATCAACAACCTCGTCGATCTTCTTGAAATTTATCATACTTTACATTAA